The Novosphingobium kaempferiae genome includes a window with the following:
- a CDS encoding LysR substrate-binding domain-containing protein, with translation MPIALQPLSVFETAARHGSFRLAADELGLTPSAVSHAITKLENNLGTRLFDRSLRQVKLSADGEVLYRHVAAGFVEIRRGLEEVSSRRARFLRLHAAPSFAALWLTPRLPAFLSSHPGMDIRITASTDYSRFAADEVDADIVNGTPLPGPVKAVPLGEEEVTVLCTPTLAASIASAADVMALPLINGDRNRVTWARWCESNGLPPPSSYAMRFDRSFMVIATAANGLGVALESTRLAQREIAEGRLVAPLPGSAIRETLHSLVYPLIHAERPIIKAFEAWLLDELQIPAA, from the coding sequence ATGCCGATAGCGTTACAACCCCTCAGCGTCTTCGAGACCGCCGCCCGCCACGGTTCCTTCCGGCTTGCCGCCGACGAACTCGGGCTGACGCCCAGTGCCGTCAGCCACGCCATCACCAAGCTGGAGAACAACCTTGGCACGCGCCTGTTCGACCGTTCGCTGCGGCAGGTGAAGCTCAGCGCGGACGGTGAAGTGCTCTACCGCCACGTCGCTGCCGGGTTCGTCGAGATTCGGCGCGGGCTTGAGGAAGTGTCGTCTCGCCGCGCGCGCTTTCTGCGCCTCCACGCTGCCCCCAGTTTCGCGGCGCTGTGGCTGACCCCAAGACTTCCGGCGTTCCTGAGCAGTCACCCGGGGATGGATATCCGGATTACCGCAAGCACCGACTATTCACGCTTCGCCGCCGATGAAGTCGATGCCGACATCGTCAACGGCACGCCCCTGCCCGGCCCGGTAAAGGCGGTGCCGCTGGGTGAGGAAGAAGTGACCGTGCTCTGCACGCCGACGCTCGCGGCGTCGATCGCAAGCGCGGCGGACGTCATGGCGCTGCCGCTCATCAACGGCGACCGCAACCGGGTGACATGGGCGCGTTGGTGCGAGAGCAACGGCCTGCCGCCGCCGTCCAGCTACGCGATGCGCTTCGACCGCAGTTTCATGGTGATCGCCACCGCCGCCAACGGGCTTGGCGTTGCGCTCGAATCGACTCGGCTGGCCCAGCGCGAGATCGCGGAAGGCCGTCTCGTCGCGCCGCTGCCCGGCAGCGCGATCCGCGAGACCCTGCACTCGCTCGTCTATCCGCTGATCCATGCCGAACGGCCGATCATCAAGGCGTTCGAAGCCTGGCTGCTCGACGAATTGCAGATACCGGCCGCGTGA
- a CDS encoding transketolase produces the protein MSISATNMPVAELSRRAYNIRRHALKMGQVQGQGYVGQALGVADVLAVSYFRALTYRPGEPEWEGRDRFLLSIGHYAIALYAALIEAGVIPLEELETYGSDDSRLPMSGMASYTPGMEISGGSLGQGLGIAVGMGLGLKRKGSGQFVYNLMSDGELGEGSTWEAAASAAHWKLDNLITIVDFNNQQADGPSTQVLGMGDIAAKFAAFGWHAQFVDGNDMEALVEAFDKARELEDPRPRVIVADTLMGRGVPFLEEREKTHFIRVDEDEWDKAIEVLDAGYAAAAA, from the coding sequence ATGTCGATTTCCGCAACCAACATGCCGGTCGCCGAGCTTTCGCGCCGGGCCTACAACATTCGTCGCCATGCGCTGAAGATGGGCCAGGTTCAGGGTCAGGGCTATGTCGGTCAGGCGCTTGGCGTTGCCGATGTGCTGGCCGTCTCGTACTTTCGCGCGCTGACCTACCGCCCCGGCGAGCCGGAGTGGGAAGGCCGCGACCGCTTCCTGCTTTCCATCGGCCACTATGCCATCGCGCTCTACGCCGCGCTGATCGAGGCGGGGGTGATCCCGCTCGAGGAACTGGAGACTTACGGTTCGGACGATAGCCGCCTGCCGATGTCGGGCATGGCTTCGTACACGCCGGGCATGGAGATTTCGGGCGGGTCGCTGGGTCAAGGACTTGGGATCGCGGTGGGGATGGGCCTCGGCCTCAAGCGCAAGGGCAGCGGCCAGTTCGTCTACAACCTGATGTCGGACGGCGAACTGGGCGAAGGCTCGACCTGGGAAGCCGCCGCATCGGCCGCACACTGGAAGCTAGACAATCTCATCACCATCGTCGACTTCAACAACCAGCAGGCCGACGGCCCCTCCACGCAAGTGCTGGGCATGGGCGACATCGCCGCCAAGTTCGCGGCGTTCGGCTGGCACGCGCAGTTCGTGGACGGCAACGACATGGAAGCGCTCGTCGAAGCCTTCGACAAGGCGCGTGAACTCGAAGATCCGCGCCCCCGCGTCATCGTCGCCGACACCCTGATGGGTCGCGGCGTGCCGTTCCTGGAGGAGCGCGAGAAGACGCACTTCATCCGCGTCGACGAGGACGAGTGGGACAAGGCTATCGAGGTGCTCGACGCCGGCTACGCCGCCGCAGCCGCCTGA
- a CDS encoding MFS transporter: protein MSLATEMPRDVPVVKDEHRERTYAKVTWRLMPFLFFCFFAAYLDRVNVGFAKLQMASELGLSEYVYGLGAGIFFIGYSLFEVPSNLIMHKVGARLWIARIMITWGIISGLFAFAQTPMHFYILRFLLGLAEAGFAPGVLLYITYWFPSARRSRAMSIFFIAIPISGVLGSPLSGWIMDTFHGSSGWGGWRWLFLLEAIPALVAGIATFWMLPNRPADVDWLTADDKRMIEADLAEDNREKTTHMSVRQFLADKRLWLLSLLYFCIVMGQYAISFWLPTMVKAAGVTDPLENGLISAIPFLFAVVVILVLARSADLRRERRFHLMLPMAMGAIALALSPLAIGNLPLSVLILSFATAGLLTQTAQFWSIPPAFLGGVWAAAGIGAINAIGNVAGFVSPFVIGWVVDATKSLSAGLYTITAVELIGVALVLLIPARQVNR, encoded by the coding sequence GTGAGTCTCGCAACCGAGATGCCCCGGGACGTGCCCGTGGTGAAAGACGAACATCGCGAACGCACCTACGCCAAGGTGACCTGGCGGCTGATGCCGTTCCTGTTCTTCTGCTTCTTCGCCGCGTACCTCGACCGCGTGAACGTCGGCTTCGCGAAGTTGCAGATGGCGAGCGAACTGGGCCTGAGCGAATACGTCTATGGCCTTGGCGCCGGCATCTTCTTCATCGGCTATTCGCTGTTCGAGGTGCCCAGCAACCTCATCATGCACAAGGTCGGCGCGCGGCTGTGGATCGCGCGGATCATGATCACCTGGGGCATCATCTCGGGCCTGTTCGCCTTCGCGCAGACGCCGATGCACTTCTACATCCTGCGCTTCCTGCTGGGCCTTGCCGAGGCCGGGTTCGCGCCGGGCGTGCTGCTCTACATCACCTACTGGTTTCCCTCGGCCCGCCGGTCTCGCGCGATGTCGATCTTCTTCATCGCCATTCCGATCTCGGGCGTGCTCGGCTCGCCGCTGTCGGGCTGGATCATGGACACCTTCCACGGTTCGTCGGGCTGGGGCGGCTGGCGCTGGCTGTTCCTGCTCGAAGCGATCCCCGCGCTCGTCGCCGGTATCGCCACCTTCTGGATGCTGCCGAACCGCCCGGCGGACGTCGACTGGCTGACCGCCGACGACAAGCGGATGATCGAGGCCGATCTCGCCGAAGACAACCGCGAGAAAACCACGCACATGTCGGTCCGCCAGTTCCTGGCCGACAAGCGCCTGTGGCTGCTCAGCCTGCTCTACTTCTGCATCGTCATGGGACAGTACGCGATCTCGTTCTGGCTGCCGACGATGGTGAAGGCGGCGGGCGTCACCGATCCGCTGGAAAACGGGCTCATCAGCGCGATCCCCTTCCTGTTCGCGGTCGTCGTCATCCTCGTCCTTGCCCGCAGCGCCGACCTTCGCCGCGAGCGTCGCTTCCACCTGATGCTGCCGATGGCGATGGGCGCGATCGCCCTTGCGCTCTCGCCGCTGGCGATCGGCAACCTGCCGCTTTCGGTGCTGATCCTCTCGTTCGCCACCGCCGGGCTGCTGACCCAGACCGCGCAGTTCTGGTCGATCCCGCCCGCCTTCCTCGGCGGCGTCTGGGCGGCGGCAGGCATCGGCGCGATCAACGCGATCGGCAATGTCGCGGGCTTCGTCTCGCCCTTCGTCATCGGCTGGGTGGTGGACGCCACCAAGTCGCTGTCGGCCGGGCTCTACACCATCACCGCGGTCGAGCTGATCGGCGTGGCCCTCGTGCTGCTGATCCCCGCCCGTCAGGTCAATCGCTGA
- a CDS encoding glycoside hydrolase family 2 protein, with product MTRVRTLKLLSSVLCLSAAVVAPAMAQIQGDLEQGPVVYETDLMTSWGRAVTPQNAWRSYPRPQMVRSQWQNLNGKWDYAIEKDTAGRPASMQGKIVVPFAIESKLSGVRKPLLPDDRLWYRRDFSVPAEWSGQNVLLHFGAVDYAADVWVNGALVGSHKGGFTPFQFDVTRYLKAGGNMLEVRVADPTSTGSQPRGKQALNPHGIWYTPVSGIWQTVWMEPVPALHIAEVRAVPDIDQGRLDVEVAMSGEMQDSDAIRLTAMAGGKVIATKVVRAGRHAVLDIPQAHLWSPDDPYLYDLVAELVTVEPPLGGEGKAPKSERRKIRFTAKEEQLYAALSPRGAARDTVKGYFAMRKVAIGKGGVAGQPVMLLNNKPLFQNGVLDQGWWPDGLLTPPSEEAMRSDIVWLKKAGFNMLRKHIKVEPAQYYADADRLGILVWQDMPSAGLEGQFVVGASQSQAVFTSEDMAQQQFELSRMVGHLRAFPSIVTWVVDNEGWGQYDSQTLARFVKGMDPSRLVDADSGWLDVAAGASDMLDIHTYEEVPNTPARDADRAVVIGEYGGIGLPMREHLWRPGERNWGYQSATDAKDYLARYRLKFDEIVRQAKERGLSAAVYTQTTDVEDEINGLLTYDRTKSKVPPEELAKLAAPLYSK from the coding sequence ATGACGCGCGTGCGCACTCTCAAGCTCCTCTCCTCCGTGCTGTGCCTCTCGGCCGCCGTCGTGGCGCCCGCCATGGCCCAGATCCAGGGCGATCTTGAACAGGGGCCGGTGGTCTACGAAACCGACCTCATGACCAGCTGGGGCCGTGCGGTGACGCCGCAGAACGCCTGGCGCAGCTATCCCCGCCCGCAAATGGTTCGCTCCCAGTGGCAGAACCTGAACGGCAAATGGGATTATGCGATCGAGAAGGACACGGCGGGCAGGCCGGCGTCGATGCAGGGCAAGATCGTCGTCCCCTTTGCTATCGAATCGAAGCTGTCGGGCGTGCGCAAGCCGCTGCTGCCCGATGACCGGCTGTGGTATCGCCGCGACTTTTCCGTGCCTGCCGAATGGTCGGGCCAGAACGTGCTGCTGCACTTCGGCGCAGTGGACTATGCCGCCGACGTCTGGGTGAACGGCGCGCTGGTGGGATCGCACAAGGGCGGCTTCACCCCGTTCCAGTTCGACGTCACGCGCTATCTCAAGGCGGGCGGCAACATGCTGGAAGTGCGCGTGGCCGATCCGACGTCCACCGGCAGCCAGCCGCGCGGCAAGCAGGCGCTGAACCCGCACGGCATCTGGTACACGCCCGTCAGCGGCATCTGGCAGACGGTATGGATGGAGCCGGTGCCCGCGCTGCACATCGCCGAAGTGCGCGCCGTCCCCGATATCGATCAGGGCCGCCTCGACGTGGAAGTGGCGATGAGCGGCGAGATGCAGGACAGCGACGCCATCCGCCTGACCGCGATGGCGGGCGGCAAGGTGATCGCGACCAAGGTGGTCCGCGCGGGCCGCCATGCCGTACTCGACATTCCGCAGGCGCACCTGTGGTCGCCCGACGATCCCTATCTCTACGATCTCGTCGCCGAACTGGTGACGGTGGAGCCACCGCTGGGCGGAGAGGGCAAGGCCCCGAAGTCGGAGCGCCGCAAGATCCGCTTCACCGCGAAGGAAGAACAGCTCTATGCCGCACTGTCACCGCGCGGCGCCGCGCGCGACACGGTGAAGGGCTACTTTGCCATGCGCAAGGTTGCGATCGGCAAGGGCGGCGTCGCGGGCCAGCCGGTCATGCTGCTCAACAACAAGCCATTGTTCCAGAACGGCGTGCTCGACCAAGGCTGGTGGCCCGACGGCCTGCTGACGCCGCCTTCGGAAGAAGCGATGCGCAGCGACATCGTCTGGCTGAAGAAGGCCGGCTTCAACATGCTGCGCAAGCACATCAAGGTGGAGCCTGCACAGTATTACGCCGATGCCGACCGGCTTGGCATCCTGGTCTGGCAGGACATGCCCTCCGCCGGGCTGGAAGGGCAGTTCGTGGTGGGCGCCAGCCAGTCGCAGGCGGTCTTCACCAGCGAGGACATGGCGCAGCAGCAGTTCGAACTCTCGCGCATGGTCGGGCACTTGCGCGCGTTCCCCTCGATCGTCACCTGGGTGGTCGATAACGAGGGTTGGGGGCAGTACGACAGCCAGACGCTGGCGCGCTTCGTCAAGGGCATGGACCCCAGCCGCCTCGTCGATGCCGACAGCGGCTGGCTGGACGTCGCGGCGGGCGCGTCCGACATGCTGGACATCCACACGTACGAGGAAGTGCCCAATACCCCCGCGCGCGATGCGGACCGCGCGGTGGTGATCGGCGAATACGGCGGCATCGGCCTGCCCATGCGCGAACACCTCTGGCGCCCGGGCGAACGCAACTGGGGCTATCAGTCCGCCACCGACGCGAAGGACTACCTCGCCCGCTACCGCCTCAAGTTCGACGAGATCGTGCGGCAGGCGAAGGAGCGTGGCCTGTCCGCAGCGGTCTACACCCAGACCACCGACGTGGAGGACGAGATCAACGGCCTGCTGACCTATGATCGCACGAAGTCGAAGGTGCCGCCCGAGGAACTCGCGAAGCTGGCCGCTCCGCTGTATTCGAAGTAA
- a CDS encoding TetR/AcrR family transcriptional regulator yields the protein MRLFLEHGFEATTLDDIAAAADVSRRSLFHYFGSKEEIVFSTKADFPALVAEAIGRRPVEEPLLDMVENAFVELAARHISEPARNLARLIQDTPALSAGDQAKYEKVERVLAKALAEQKGRSENDLECRVTATTAIGILKLSTQAWLAEPNTGPDTFGKAAFAALRQVVSQTSGGRE from the coding sequence ATGCGCCTGTTCCTCGAGCACGGGTTCGAGGCGACGACGCTCGACGACATCGCTGCAGCTGCAGACGTCTCGCGCCGCAGTCTGTTCCATTATTTCGGATCGAAGGAGGAGATCGTCTTCTCCACCAAGGCCGATTTTCCGGCGCTCGTTGCTGAGGCGATCGGGCGGCGACCAGTCGAAGAGCCGTTGCTGGACATGGTCGAGAATGCGTTTGTGGAACTGGCGGCACGTCACATCTCGGAACCCGCTCGCAACCTTGCCAGGCTCATCCAGGACACCCCGGCCCTGAGCGCCGGAGACCAAGCCAAGTACGAGAAGGTCGAGCGCGTCCTCGCTAAGGCACTTGCCGAGCAGAAGGGACGCTCGGAGAATGACCTCGAATGCCGCGTCACCGCTACGACCGCGATCGGTATTCTGAAACTGTCGACCCAAGCCTGGCTGGCAGAGCCCAACACCGGTCCCGACACTTTCGGCAAGGCTGCGTTCGCCGCCTTGCGCCAAGTCGTCAGCCAAACCTCGGGCGGCCGCGAATAG
- a CDS encoding carbohydrate porin — protein sequence MPAATLPPPPPSIEVVQVAARDTKDQTWSTETTPRQSEPLERSGPKTAAASAPAEQPHLLGDWAGIRTSLEDIGIKPTVSYIGFVAGNLNSGTTKQAQYAGQLGVSLDFDMGKIAGIEGGTFRAAVTNRHGNNINDTNHLDLLQYPQGVFGAGQIWRLAGLWYQQNVGPAEIKLGKVSMGEDFGSTTCHFQSLYFCGVVPGHTSFNYWYNFPVTTWGGRVKVKDKLGYTMVGVYQRNDNVFPQNKGFYMGFKGQGAFVAVERGFDVKLGGNPKLAGTYKLGAFFDTSKSNNLVYDDNGGFAQMTGDPLARERGRASIYAVARQQFTAADADGAGALEGFFNFVSADHRTNKLVNVITAGVTYSGLIPGRPKDQIGLAVGRSRVNRNLRELQDARNAALGENIEPQTNEYAIEANYSIALMPGLSLRPNLQWYINPGGRQGARDVLVAGTGVFANF from the coding sequence ATGCCTGCAGCCACGCTTCCCCCGCCGCCTCCCTCGATCGAGGTCGTGCAGGTTGCCGCACGCGATACCAAGGACCAGACCTGGTCCACTGAGACGACACCCAGGCAGTCGGAACCGTTGGAGCGTTCCGGTCCGAAGACCGCCGCCGCCTCCGCCCCGGCCGAACAGCCGCACCTGCTGGGTGACTGGGCGGGCATCCGCACTTCGCTGGAGGACATCGGCATCAAGCCGACCGTCAGCTACATCGGCTTCGTCGCGGGCAACCTCAATTCGGGTACCACCAAGCAGGCGCAGTACGCCGGGCAGCTGGGCGTCAGTCTCGATTTCGACATGGGCAAGATCGCCGGGATCGAGGGCGGCACCTTCCGCGCCGCCGTCACCAACCGCCATGGCAACAACATCAACGACACCAATCACCTCGATCTGCTGCAATACCCGCAGGGCGTGTTCGGCGCCGGGCAGATCTGGCGTCTGGCGGGCCTGTGGTATCAGCAGAATGTGGGGCCCGCCGAGATCAAGCTGGGCAAGGTGTCGATGGGCGAGGACTTCGGCTCCACCACCTGCCACTTTCAGAGTCTGTACTTCTGCGGCGTCGTGCCGGGGCACACCAGCTTCAACTACTGGTACAACTTTCCCGTCACCACCTGGGGCGGCCGGGTGAAGGTGAAGGACAAGCTGGGCTACACGATGGTCGGCGTATACCAGCGCAACGACAACGTGTTCCCGCAGAACAAGGGCTTCTACATGGGCTTCAAGGGCCAGGGCGCATTCGTCGCGGTGGAGCGCGGGTTCGACGTGAAGCTGGGCGGCAATCCGAAACTGGCAGGCACCTATAAGCTCGGCGCGTTCTTTGACACGTCGAAGAGCAATAACCTCGTCTATGACGACAACGGCGGCTTCGCGCAGATGACCGGCGACCCGCTTGCCCGCGAGCGCGGCCGGGCGAGCATATATGCCGTCGCGCGCCAGCAATTCACTGCGGCCGATGCCGACGGCGCGGGCGCTCTGGAAGGCTTCTTCAACTTCGTGAGTGCCGACCACCGGACCAACAAGCTGGTCAATGTCATCACGGCGGGAGTCACCTATTCGGGCCTGATCCCCGGACGCCCCAAGGACCAGATCGGTCTCGCAGTCGGCCGCTCGCGCGTGAACCGCAACTTGCGAGAGCTGCAGGACGCGCGTAATGCGGCACTGGGCGAGAACATCGAGCCGCAGACCAACGAATACGCGATCGAGGCGAACTACTCGATCGCGCTGATGCCCGGCCTCAGCCTGCGTCCGAACCTGCAGTGGTACATCAATCCGGGCGGCCGTCAGGGCGCCAGGGATGTGCTCGTCGCGGGCACGGGCGTGTTCGCCAACTTCTGA
- a CDS encoding transketolase family protein, with translation MSVEAPAKPRLKTSAMIASIAAEGQRTVAAPFGHALSKLAETKQNIVGMSADLAKYTDLHIFAANHPDRFYQMGMAEQLLMMSGAGMAREGFQPWLTTYAVFAARRAYDFLCLAIAEEGLDVKVCCALPGLTTGYGPSHQATEDLAIFRGMPDLTIVDPCDAIDIEQAVPQISDHKGAVYMRLLRGKVPAVLDEYDYKFELGKAKMLRDGADVLFISSGLMTMRTLEAADRLRADKVEAAVLHCPTIKPLDEKTIIEAVAARPGRLVVVAENHSVIGGLGEAVAACLLGSGTVPSGYRQIGLPDKFLDAGALPTLHDRYGISTDQVVARTLSWLG, from the coding sequence ATGTCCGTTGAAGCACCCGCTAAACCGCGCCTGAAGACGTCCGCGATGATCGCGTCGATCGCCGCCGAGGGCCAGCGCACCGTCGCTGCCCCGTTCGGCCACGCGCTCTCGAAGCTGGCCGAGACGAAGCAGAACATCGTCGGCATGTCCGCCGACCTCGCCAAGTACACTGACCTGCATATTTTCGCGGCTAACCACCCCGACCGGTTCTACCAGATGGGCATGGCCGAACAATTGCTCATGATGTCGGGCGCAGGGATGGCGCGCGAGGGGTTCCAGCCCTGGCTGACGACTTATGCCGTGTTCGCCGCCCGCCGCGCCTACGACTTTCTGTGCCTCGCCATCGCCGAGGAAGGGCTGGACGTGAAGGTGTGCTGTGCGCTGCCCGGCCTCACCACCGGCTATGGCCCCTCGCACCAGGCGACCGAGGATCTCGCGATCTTCCGCGGCATGCCCGACCTCACCATCGTCGATCCGTGCGACGCGATCGACATCGAGCAGGCGGTGCCGCAGATCTCCGACCACAAGGGCGCAGTCTACATGCGCCTGCTGCGCGGCAAGGTGCCCGCCGTCCTCGACGAGTACGATTACAAATTCGAACTCGGTAAGGCGAAGATGCTGCGTGACGGCGCCGATGTGCTGTTCATCTCCTCGGGCCTGATGACCATGCGCACCCTCGAAGCCGCCGACCGCCTGCGCGCCGACAAGGTCGAGGCCGCCGTGCTCCACTGCCCGACGATCAAGCCGCTCGACGAGAAGACCATCATCGAGGCCGTTGCAGCCAGGCCAGGTCGTCTGGTCGTGGTCGCGGAGAACCATTCCGTCATCGGCGGCCTGGGCGAAGCGGTCGCCGCCTGCCTGCTCGGCAGCGGCACGGTGCCCTCGGGCTACCGCCAGATCGGCCTGCCCGACAAGTTCCTCGACGCGGGCGCGCTGCCCACGCTGCACGACCGCTACGGTATTTCGACCGATCAGGTCGTTGCCCGTACCCTTTCCTGGCTGGGTTAA
- a CDS encoding NAD(P)-dependent oxidoreductase: protein MSKVAFVGLGAMGMPMALNLLKAGHTVTGFDLRTEPMEALVQAGGSSATSAAGAAKEADVLMLMVVNAAQARSVLFDGGALTALPEGSVVLLTATCPPMEVAAIALEVEAAGRRFVDAPVSGGTAGAKAGSLSMMVACSDALFAELNPVLSGVGGKLFHVGQSAGQGSAVKVVNQLLCGVHIAAAAEALALAKQVGVEPAMALEILGGSAAASWMLNDRGPRMLEAEPEVTSAIDIFVKDLGLVLEAGRGAKAATPLAALAHQFFLSTSGRGDGTVDDSQVIRAYDLLNGA, encoded by the coding sequence ATGAGCAAGGTAGCATTCGTCGGCCTGGGCGCCATGGGCATGCCGATGGCCCTCAACCTCCTGAAAGCGGGCCACACGGTCACCGGCTTCGATCTGCGCACCGAACCGATGGAGGCTCTGGTCCAGGCAGGCGGTTCCTCCGCCACCAGCGCGGCGGGCGCGGCCAAGGAAGCCGACGTGCTGATGTTGATGGTGGTAAACGCCGCGCAGGCCCGCTCGGTCCTGTTCGACGGCGGCGCGTTGACCGCTCTGCCCGAGGGCAGTGTGGTCCTGCTGACAGCGACTTGCCCGCCGATGGAAGTCGCCGCGATCGCATTGGAAGTCGAGGCCGCAGGCCGCCGCTTTGTCGATGCGCCGGTTTCTGGCGGCACGGCGGGGGCGAAGGCAGGCTCGCTGTCGATGATGGTCGCCTGTTCGGACGCGCTGTTCGCGGAGTTGAACCCGGTGCTGTCGGGCGTCGGGGGCAAGCTGTTCCATGTCGGGCAGAGTGCCGGGCAGGGCTCGGCGGTGAAAGTTGTCAATCAGTTGCTGTGCGGCGTCCACATCGCTGCCGCTGCCGAGGCCCTGGCGCTGGCCAAGCAGGTGGGCGTCGAACCCGCGATGGCGCTGGAGATCCTCGGCGGATCGGCGGCGGCCAGTTGGATGCTCAATGATCGCGGGCCCCGCATGCTGGAGGCCGAGCCCGAAGTGACGAGCGCCATCGACATCTTTGTGAAAGACCTCGGCCTCGTGCTGGAGGCCGGGCGCGGCGCCAAGGCGGCGACCCCGCTGGCGGCACTGGCGCACCAGTTCTTCCTGAGCACCTCGGGACGCGGCGACGGCACCGTCGACGACAGCCAGGTGATCCGAGCCTACGACCTGCTCAACGGGGCCTAA